The following nucleotide sequence is from Cucumis melo cultivar AY chromosome 1, USDA_Cmelo_AY_1.0, whole genome shotgun sequence.
TATACGTATAAATGCTAGTTGAGTTAAACTCATGATGACATAAAGAAAAATTTACGAACTAAATGAAAATTAGGTGAAAAACCTAAAGATCGATGtttctttccattttctttagaggttatttagtagatatctttgaaatttcaaacCCGAAATAGACGAAAagctaaattattataattcaacTTATATAAATACAGGAGTAAATGTAAAAGTACTTTATTGGAGACAAAAactagaattaaaaaaattggaaGACAAGACACAAATGAAATCCAATCTCACTAAAAGTACTAAATATATCTCTCAAACTCTCAACAAAATTAAACTCTCAcaatgtaattaattaagaaaactCCATAATATGTATCTAAAAGAAGGTCATAACAAGAAGGGCGAAGAAAGTGAGAGGAAGGGTTGCCATAAGTGCGTTGGAGGATGAAGGAGACGGTGGTGGCATTACCGATGAAGGAGGTGATGGTGAAGATGGTGACATCGGGCCGCCCGGCGACATCGGACCACCGGCAGTGGCAGAGACGACATTGATGGCTAACTTTTGACCACTGGAACAATGTGTTCCAACGGTGCAAACAAAGTAATGCATGCCGAGCTCGTCGAGTCTCTCTATCACTGGACCTGTCCTCTCGATATCGTTATCAGAATTGGTGAAATTACATGCATCGAACGACTCCTTTGTTTTCATTTCAAGTACATCGTGGGCGTTGGTTGGAAAGTTAAATTCTGCAGcagaaaagaaagaattgaattGAAATCAAATAGCACAGAACGAATTAATTAACGAGGTAATCTTTTGAAAGTTAATCATGACCAAATAAAAACTATACTAAAGGAAAAATGTAGTTTCTTTTCCCCTTTCTTTCAATTTGGCACCTTACACATGAATGAACTCAAATGAAGCTTTAATCCCATACAGTGAAGTAAACACAaaatataatagaaaatatggattcaatatatgtatatatatcgaatagaacaagaaaaagaaaacttacgGATAGATTCGCCAAGGCGGAAGGTCTTTCCAGCAGCCCATTCGGAATAGAAAGTGGGGCTCGGTGGAACAGTCCAACCGGTGCTGTCACCGACGATATGAACCGTCTGAGCGGTGGCAGGGTGAATAAAAACCACCGCAATCAGACCCAAAACAAAGGCAACTCCGGCGCCGGCCATGGATGATAGAAATATGATCTCAAAAATATAATGAATATAGAATCAGGTGTGggaaattaaattatatttgagGAAGTATGAGTTTGTTAAATGGGAATTTATAGAGAAAGGGAGTAAAAGGGGTATATTAATGGAAAGAAAGTGGATAAATATTGGAAAATTGGGGAAGAAGAAACGTAAGGCAGTGATGGGAAGGAAGGGGGAAGGAAAGTGGtgatgttgttgttgtttgtgAATAGTCAAAGGAAACTGCGTACAAGTTGGGTTGGGGTCTTTGGAAGGGGTTGGAAAATTCAAATGCCCCAATTAATGGTTTGTCTCGTTCTCTCTACTCATCATCTCTTTTAGCTTAAACATTTCAAAGGCCtcctctttcttcatttttcttcttttgttttcttcttcttcttcccattTGTCGCCAACCACGTATTCACAACTCTATTGAGGAGAGGTGTATTTTCCAGAATTTTATGTCATGGGGGACGACACGAATTCATATAAAGTTTAGATGCAACGTGGgaaaaaattttagatttatgttATTATGTTTATGTAATTCtaacttttccttttttttaatttaatatatggatcgagtattaaaattaaattatttttaggataaaattgttgaaaatatttacaaatataaaaaatatcacAGTCTATTCGCGATAGATCGCAATAGATGATCACTATTATCTATATCTATCATGACATTGATGAACGTAGATACTAATCTACTGATGGGTTggaatattttgttattttaataaatattttagtttattttattatatttaaaaatatctcaaAATATGTTATATagtatataataattttataaatgtatTCCTTAACAAATTGATACAATGTTTTTTAATAGTTAACGTAACTATTAGTAGCACAAATTAAAATCTTAAGGTTAAATAAATCACATAAAGCAAACATATAATTCACCTATGAGTTATTTCAATCAGAGTTTAGCTCAACTGttacatatatatgtattttatgataaaaAAGTTTTAGGTTTAAATCTTTCATCCtcaatttatattaaataatatataaacacGAAAGATTTGTGGTTCGATTTTCTATACTTATTATGTTAAAAAAATGTCGAATTATCACAAAATTAGAGGAAGTGAATATGCTTGAAACTATtagataaaaataataacaaagtTCCCAAATTTGTTagacttcttcttttttttttttttcttcttcttctagaaTAAAACTCGTTAGACATTTTAAAATGATATActagacaaaagaaaaaagaaaaaaataaactacTTTATATAGAAAGTTAccttttgaaaaagaaaattaggaCCTAATAGTCTAACCTTCAAAtaaatatagttttaaattgaATGATGTATAACATCttgaaaaattgaaatgaaattaattttgtggttttcaaaaaaaatactttaaaaaatcaatgcatacaaaaaaaaaaaaaaaagaaaaaaattctagtgaaagaaaaaaaattctattacAATTTCCCTTACTCTTTTAGTCTATACTAAATATTACAAtaatattaaaacaaatatattttaaaagtaaaaaactaaaataatatataaacgtacacattaaaaattagaaaaaaaaaaaggaataaaatttAAGAACAACAAGCTTTATTCAACAAAAcccaaattgaaaaattaaagagaatttattttaaaaagcaaaagtttaaaaatattaacaaatacTGCAAAATTTCATATTGTATTGATAATATCAATGTCTATTAACATTTAAAATCTATGGTTAGTAGGGAGTAAGagtttttaattaatgtttataAACATCTGtgaatatattttaatatatttataaatatatattttttattcatttagcAATATTTGAGAACAACtcaatttaaaataatcaaACGTAGCTGATAGAGGTGTAAGAATAACTCGAATAATCGGACAATTCGAAttacccaacccatattatgtgggttaggttgaaaattttgattttttttagattgGGTTAGGTTGTGGGTTGGAGGATTGAAAAATTTGGACAACCCAAaccgaa
It contains:
- the LOC103499805 gene encoding cucumber peeling cupredoxin-like: MAGAGVAFVLGLIAVVFIHPATAQTVHIVGDSTGWTVPPSPTFYSEWAAGKTFRLGESIQFNFPTNAHDVLEMKTKESFDACNFTNSDNDIERTGPVIERLDELGMHYFVCTVGTHCSSGQKLAINVVSATAGGPMSPGGPMSPSSPSPPSSVMPPPSPSSSNALMATLPLTFFALLVMTFF